AAAAGTTTGTAGGTTGTCATCAACTCATTCGAGAAAGTGAAGATCCCACGTGTAAGTGCCAAGAAGTCGATTTCTCCACCGAATACGGTATAGAGATCTTTGTGTATCACGATATAATCATAGCCTGGCAGCATTTTCTCACCGGTTTTGCCGAGGGCATCATATACTTGTACATCTTTTCTAGAATAGAATTTCTCATCGTCAGCCGCACCTGGTCCGCGCAAGATCATTCCACCATAATTGTGATAAGATTGAGCACCTGCTATGTTGGGATGGGAGTAGATAAAATTCTTGACTGCTTGGGTTTCTGGCAAAGTTCCAGGATAATATAATGCTCCACCTTGTACATAATTTGGCTGCCAATTCCATCCCCAATCGCGGTTAGGGTCATAAGTTCCCGTGATGTCTTCATTTACGAGTCCGTCGCCATCGTTGTCAATTCCTTCGAATCCCAACATTTCATATTCGCCTACTTCTCCGGGTTTGGCCATGATCATACGATTTGGATTATCGGGATCGATTTTGAATCTTCCTGTTTTAGACTTGCGTCGCATCATGACAATTTCGCCGTCACCATCCAAATCATCGTATAAGTCTTCTGCTACCAATCCATCACCATCATTGTCAAATGGTCTTCGACCCGTTCGTGAGGAATGCATGGTATTGGGGTTGTAAATAAAGTATTCTCGAGAATCAGGGTTAATAGTTGGGGCAATATAGAATACTTTGTCTTTCAGCAATTCTTTGATAAAAGGAACATTATTGAAGTTTTCGACCAAGTACCAAGCGGTATACATGGATATTTCAGAACCTTGCAGCTCATTGGCATGTATATTTCCATCGATCCACATGGCTGGTTTTCGGTCCGCTTTTCCTTCCCTGAAATCAGTAACCGTTAATACAAATATATCCCGACCTTCATAACTTTTGCCGATAGATTCATATTTGACAAGATCTGGATAAGCTTTTTGCAGGTCTTTGTAGAACTGTTCCATTTGTTTGAGGTCATGATAGCGGCTCCAATTCATTGGAACTTTAGGATTTGAGGGCGAACCAATGGCTCTCAGTCCTGAAATTTCTTTTCCTGCATCCTCGTTTTTCTTTTGAGCAAAAACTGCCGAAACACTAAGTGCTAAGGCAAGGGATAATATTTATAGGATAATCTCATTTCTTAGCAAATTTTATAGGTTAATATCTAATGTTTTTTTCTCCGGCTGTTGGGCATCCTACGATGAGTTTTATTTTGCCTTTCCCTTTTACTAACCAAGAGAACGTGTTTGATGCACCGGCCTGTAGTGTTGGGTATAGTTGCAACCTCTTGCCACTCAGGAAGGATTGATTTTTTCTGCAATTCCATTATAGACTTCATTTTGGAGACATGTTTTATTTTATCTGCAATTTCTGGATATACAGGCATCGCTCCGGTATTGAAGACTTTCACTTCGATTCTATAGATATCATCGCCAAGGTTAGTTACTTTAGGTGCTGAGAATTCCAAGGACGCCAGCGAGCGGGTCAATTCGACTACAAAATCGGCATGCATTTTACCAGCATTTTCTAGCATGGCAATTGGAGGGTTGTTTTTCAAATCTTTCGACCAATCCACCAACTTCGACTTCTTGATTGGGGAAATCGGGATGATTTACTTTTGCCCAAGGCAGGATTGCGCCTTGAACGCCTTGATTTTTCACCCAATTTACAAATCTATCAGAGTTCTTGTTTCCAGGGTTTTTAGGTGCGGCATCTTTATTTATTGGGTTTTTACTGGAGTCAGATGTTGTTGGGATCCACCATGATGGAGTCACGAAGCTGAATTTTCCGGTATGATAATAACAGTTGGGGAGAAATTTCCTTTTCCTTGCTGCATCTTAGGAGCTTCGCCAAGAGGTTTCACAGCATCATTATAGATTTTACTTACAAATGCGGATACTTGCGCGTCATTGTTGGTCCACGATTTCACAATTCTTTCGGAGGCTTTCCTTTGATCAAATTGTTCAGGCACAGACAGGTTGTTTTGGAGACCAAAATGCAGGACAGCGGCAATTTGTGGGTTATCGAAAATCAGATCGATGATTGCACGAGTTTCCGGTTCAGATGCAGCATAGTCACCTGTTTTCGGATTCAAAGAAAGGGTAATCGAAAGTAAAGTTTTTATCAATATTAACTCCAGACTTGTCATCTTCGGAGAATTTACCGTCTTGATCCAAGTCACGACCTTCGCTATAAAGTTCAAAAGAACCAGATTCGCCTTTATTTCTTTCCGCCAACATCAAGTAATCTGGATTACTTGCATGTTCTTTATAAGGACCTGCTGGAGATTTTATTCTCATTTGAGAGATCACACCATCATTATTTAAGTCGGCTTCAGGATCTTCATCGATTCTTCCATCGCGGTCATTGTCGATTGTTCTGGCGTTTCCAGAAGTCAATGAGGCTGCAGTAGAATTTCTTTTATAGGCATCTACATTTAAAACAGGTATAATCCAGATTGATTTATTTGCTAGGATCTGGTTTAATTGATCTGCAGGTAATGCAAGGATATGTTTTGCAACATTCAAGGAGTTAATAACTCCAGCCGGGTGTTTCCCATCAATTCCTGCTACGATCAACAAAGTTGGTTTCGCAGTTTTATCGTTTTGGATTTTCAGAAGCGGAATATCTTCAGCAGCATAGCTTTTACCGACGGTAGTTTTTTCAACGAGTTTATTAGCAGCTACATCTTGAATTTGTTTCTTCAATGCTTCATAATTGGGGTAGTTCCATTGAGCATTTACAAAAAACGGCATACCGCAGCAGAGCAGCGCAATAATCCAATATTTCATACAATTAGGTGTTAGTTCGGCACTAAACTAACTAATTAGCTGAAAAATAAAAAGGTATTAAGCAGGTAATAAATTTGTTATTTTCTATTTTGCCAATAATCGTAGAATTTTCTGAATGCCTCCTGCCAATATATGGCACCGTGTTTTCCTTCATTTTCAATCACTAACTGTAATTTTCCGTCAAAATGTTCCTCCATCCAGGCAAAGTATTTTTCTAGATCAAGTTTCATATTATTACTTGAATCCATCATTCTGAATCTACGTTCCTTGTCGCCTATATAGAAATAGAATTCTTGTTTTTTACGTTCTTCGGTTTTTTCCTTCAATTTCTTAGTTGCGTATTCATACAGATTTTCTTCATCCATCCATATGGATGGTGAGAATGATGCTAATGTTCCAAAAACGGATGGATATTTTAATCCGGCATATAGGGTTAATAACCCGCCAATAGAACTACCTACCATGGCAGTATTTGCAGGATCAGACAATGTCCGGTAGTTTTTGTCTACAAATGGTTTTAATGTTTTTACGATATCTTCCAAATATGCCCAGCCTTGCGCTTTTTCAGAACCATGTCCTGCAGTGACCAAATATTCCTGTTGACGAAGTTCATAAGTTTTGGCGTGGTCAATAGCAATAACAATTGATGATTTGTCTGCTTCATCGAGTGTTTCATCCACCATCCATTCTACGGGACCTGATTTATCGATGGAGATTGCCTCATCGAATAAATGCTGTCCATCATGCATGTAGATTACTGGAAATTTATCGTCAGTTGATGAATATCCTTTTGGGAGATAAATCATTACTTTCCTATATACATTCAATTCTGGGAAGAAGAAATGATCATCTAATATATTGACCTGTTTTGATGCTGTTGATTTTGGGAATTGGTCACGCCAGGCTTCAATTGTAAGATCAATTTCAGTGTCTTTTTGGATTTTTTCCACAAAGGCTGGTTCTAATTTGCCATCTTTTGTGGAAGACAGGGTATTCCAATCCCCTCTGGTTAGTTTAAGCTCCAGGTCTCCAGACTTTATCTCTCCAAGATCGAATACAATATGTTCTCCTTTTTCAGGGATTTTTCCAACATATACCTGTTCCTCCCAATTAT
The Sphingobacterium daejeonense genome window above contains:
- a CDS encoding M14 family metallopeptidase, whose translation is MNWSRYHDLKQMEQFYKDLQKAYPDLVKYESIGKSYEGRDIFVLTVTDFREGKADRKPAMWIDGNIHANELQGSEISMYTAWYLVENFNNVPFIKELLKDKVFYIAPTINPDSREYFIYNPNTMHSSRTGRRPFDNDGDGLVAEDLYDDLDGDGEIVMMRRKSKTGRFKIDPDNPNRMIMAKPGEVGEYEMLGFEGIDNDGDGLVNEDITGTYDPNRDWGWNWQPNYVQGGALYYPGTLPETQAVKNFIYSHPNIAGAQSYHNYGGMILRGPGAADDEKFYSRKDVQVYDALGKTGEKMLPGYDYIVIHKDLYTVFGGEIDFLALTRGIFTFSNELMTTYKLFNEKSEGGLRQSDEYYEFDRLLMFGDAYVPWKEFDHPQYGKIEIGGAKKNYTEKSPWLLIDGRSA
- a CDS encoding M14 family zinc carboxypeptidase, with the protein product MKYWIIALLCCGMPFFVNAQWNYPNYEALKKQIQDVAANKLVEKTTVGKSYAAEDIPLLKIQNDKTAKPTLLIVAGIDGKHPAGVINSLNVAKHILALPADQLNQILANKSIWIIPVLNVDAYKRNSTAASLTSGNARTIDNDRDGRIDEDPEADLNNDGVISQMRIKSPAGPYKEHASNPDYLMLAERNKGESGSFELYSEGRDLDQDGKFSEDDKSGVNIDKNFTFDYPFFESENR
- a CDS encoding alpha/beta hydrolase; protein product: MSKTTHLVKVNILNNSESFIGDSLYLTGTFNNWEEQVYVGKIPEKGEHIVFDLGEIKSGDLELKLTRGDWNTLSSTKDGKLEPAFVEKIQKDTEIDLTIEAWRDQFPKSTASKQVNILDDHFFFPELNVYRKVMIYLPKGYSSTDDKFPVIYMHDGQHLFDEAISIDKSGPVEWMVDETLDEADKSSIVIAIDHAKTYELRQQEYLVTAGHGSEKAQGWAYLEDIVKTLKPFVDKNYRTLSDPANTAMVGSSIGGLLTLYAGLKYPSVFGTLASFSPSIWMDEENLYEYATKKLKEKTEERKKQEFYFYIGDKERRFRMMDSSNNMKLDLEKYFAWMEEHFDGKLQLVIENEGKHGAIYWQEAFRKFYDYWQNRK